In Kushneria marisflavi, the following are encoded in one genomic region:
- a CDS encoding ATP-binding cassette domain-containing protein, giving the protein MGAGRTELLECAAGRVAASDGRVMLEGEDISGLSIADRIERGLVLVPEDRQRDGLVQTMSVGENLSLASIGAFTRGLLTSRGREQAVIDESIRNVHIKTDGGAAGIGSLSGGNQQKVVIGKMLATHPRVVLLDEPSRGIDIGAKAEVFRLLAEGASNGLAVIYSTSEVGECLSVAHRIVVMSRGRISAEFGADVTREEIMAASGESAEG; this is encoded by the coding sequence ATGGGCGCCGGGCGTACGGAGCTTCTGGAGTGCGCCGCCGGACGCGTGGCGGCCAGTGATGGTCGGGTCATGCTCGAAGGTGAAGACATTTCCGGGCTGAGCATCGCCGATCGTATCGAGCGTGGGCTGGTGCTGGTCCCTGAAGACCGCCAGCGTGATGGTCTGGTCCAGACCATGTCGGTCGGTGAAAATCTGTCGCTGGCCAGCATCGGTGCCTTTACCCGTGGTCTTTTGACCTCGCGCGGCCGCGAGCAGGCCGTCATCGATGAGTCGATCCGTAACGTGCACATCAAGACCGACGGGGGGGCGGCCGGCATCGGCTCGCTCTCCGGCGGTAATCAGCAGAAGGTGGTCATCGGCAAGATGCTGGCGACCCATCCACGCGTGGTGCTGCTGGATGAGCCCAGCCGCGGTATCGATATCGGTGCCAAGGCCGAGGTGTTCCGGCTGTTGGCCGAAGGCGCGTCAAACGGGCTGGCGGTTATCTACTCGACCTCGGAGGTTGGCGAGTGCCTGAGTGTGGCGCACCGGATCGTGGTAATGAGTCGCGGACGCATCAGCGCAGAGTTCGGGGCCGATGTGACCCGGGAAGAGATCATGGCCGCCTCCGGAGAGTCTGCCGAAGGCTGA
- a CDS encoding ABC transporter permease, with product MSDVQQGASSANVSSPRSASGRSGGFDLGRILLEGRAFFALIAIIIIFSILSPVYFSTNNFLTMSSHVAIFGLLSIGMLLVILTGGIDLSVGSTMGLCGVIAGFMMQGVSVDAFGVTLYPPVWAVVVLTCVAGAFVGMINGVLVSIFRVPAFVATLGTLYVARGAALLMTDGLTYNNLGGNPEFGNTGFDWLGFNRLFGVPVGVLIFAAVAVACMFALNRTPFGRWVYATGGNARAAELSGVPVKRVQVWVYVLSGVCAAIAGLVLSSQLTSAGPTAGTTYELTAIAGVVIGGAALTGGRGNVRGTLLGAFVIGFLSDGLVIIGVSSYWQTVFMGGVIVLAVLLNSIQYKPRKKRAAGGDAPQKTSASSGAA from the coding sequence ATGTCCGATGTTCAACAGGGTGCTTCATCCGCCAACGTCTCCTCTCCTCGCTCGGCGTCAGGTCGCAGCGGCGGATTTGATCTGGGGCGCATTCTTCTTGAAGGGCGAGCCTTTTTTGCCCTGATCGCCATCATCATCATCTTTTCGATCCTGTCGCCGGTCTATTTTTCGACCAATAACTTTTTGACCATGTCCTCCCATGTGGCCATCTTCGGGCTGCTGTCGATCGGCATGCTGCTGGTCATCCTGACCGGCGGTATTGACCTGTCGGTCGGCTCGACCATGGGCCTTTGCGGGGTGATCGCAGGTTTCATGATGCAGGGGGTATCGGTGGATGCCTTCGGAGTGACGCTTTATCCGCCGGTGTGGGCGGTCGTGGTGCTGACCTGTGTGGCCGGGGCGTTCGTGGGCATGATCAACGGTGTGCTGGTGTCGATTTTCAGGGTGCCGGCCTTTGTGGCGACGCTGGGCACGCTCTATGTGGCGCGGGGTGCTGCGCTTTTGATGACCGACGGCCTGACCTACAACAATCTGGGCGGCAATCCGGAGTTTGGCAATACGGGCTTTGACTGGCTGGGCTTCAACCGGCTGTTCGGGGTGCCGGTAGGCGTGTTGATTTTCGCGGCGGTGGCAGTTGCCTGCATGTTTGCGCTCAATCGCACGCCCTTCGGACGCTGGGTCTATGCCACCGGTGGCAATGCACGAGCTGCGGAGCTTTCCGGCGTGCCGGTCAAGCGGGTGCAGGTGTGGGTGTATGTGTTGTCCGGGGTGTGTGCTGCCATCGCGGGGCTGGTGCTCTCCTCGCAGCTGACCTCGGCCGGGCCGACGGCCGGGACCACTTATGAATTGACCGCCATTGCGGGCGTGGTCATTGGCGGGGCAGCACTGACCGGGGGGCGAGGCAACGTACGTGGCACGCTGCTCGGGGCCTTCGTGATCGGGTTTCTCTCTGACGGTCTGGTCATTATCGGAGTTTCCTCCTATTGGCAGACCGTGTTCATGGGGGGCGTCATCGTACTGGCCGTGCTGTTGAACAGCATCCAGTACAAGCCGCGCAAAAAGCGCGCGGCCGGTGGCGATGCCCCGCAGAAGACTTCAGCGTCATCCGGGGCGGCATAG
- a CDS encoding D-ribose ABC transporter substrate-binding protein — protein sequence MLRKGKHLLMAGLAVGAMVLGGSALAQDQQKGLISIIVNDTSNPYWFTEGQIARETAEEMGYSANVSAHKGDTNAESRQVDTAITNQARAIILDPANADGSVGAVKKAVNAGIPVFIVNAEINQQGLAKAQLVSNNAQGAALGAQQWVEAVGDSARYVELKGAPSDNNAATRSNGYQTVLTQYPDLELVASDVANWDRTQGYNKTQSMLQANPDIQGVISGNDEMALGAIAALRESGKLKDVVVGGFDGSPDAVQAVKDGDMAYTVLQPVAVFSRRAVELADQFIRTGETGLNGEKQLFDCLLITPDNVDQVTSPFVLEQ from the coding sequence ATGTTGAGAAAGGGAAAGCATCTTTTGATGGCGGGTCTGGCCGTCGGCGCCATGGTTCTCGGCGGCAGTGCGCTGGCGCAGGATCAGCAGAAGGGTTTGATCTCGATCATCGTCAATGACACCTCCAACCCATACTGGTTTACAGAGGGCCAGATTGCTCGCGAAACGGCGGAAGAGATGGGCTACAGCGCCAATGTCAGCGCCCACAAGGGCGATACCAATGCCGAAAGCCGTCAGGTGGACACTGCGATCACCAACCAGGCCAGGGCAATCATTCTTGATCCGGCCAATGCCGATGGCTCGGTCGGAGCCGTGAAAAAGGCAGTCAATGCCGGCATTCCGGTCTTTATCGTCAATGCCGAGATCAACCAGCAGGGGCTGGCGAAGGCACAGCTTGTGTCCAACAATGCCCAGGGTGCGGCACTGGGGGCGCAGCAGTGGGTCGAGGCCGTGGGTGACAGCGCCCGCTATGTCGAGCTCAAGGGAGCCCCCTCTGACAATAACGCGGCCACACGCTCCAACGGCTACCAGACCGTGTTGACCCAGTACCCGGACCTTGAGCTGGTCGCGTCCGACGTGGCCAACTGGGACCGTACTCAGGGCTATAACAAGACCCAGAGCATGCTGCAGGCCAATCCGGACATTCAGGGCGTGATCAGCGGTAACGACGAGATGGCGCTGGGCGCCATTGCTGCTCTGCGCGAGTCGGGCAAGCTCAAGGATGTCGTGGTGGGCGGTTTTGATGGCTCGCCGGATGCGGTGCAGGCGGTCAAGGATGGCGACATGGCCTATACCGTGCTTCAGCCTGTAGCCGTGTTCTCCAGGCGTGCCGTCGAGCTGGCCGATCAGTTCATCCGCACCGGTGAAACCGGTTTGAACGGCGAAAAGCAGCTCTTTGACTGCCTGCTGATTACGCCAGACAACGTTGATCAGGTGACGTCGCCCTTCGTACTGGAACAATAA
- a CDS encoding MDR/zinc-dependent alcohol dehydrogenase-like family protein, producing MSDTLTQNNVSQHEIPKTMHAVVAYGPGDYRYEEVPVPELDNDREILVKVEGCGICAGDIKSFDGAPSFWGDEYQPAYIKAPMIPGHEFIGRVVKVGDAVKDYKPGDRVISEQIVPCWDCRFCGRGQYWMCEKHDLYGFQSNVNGGMAEYMKFTKEAINYHVPEELPLEKAILIEPYACSLHAVQRAKIELGDVVVLSGAGTLGLGMVGAAKKAGAEKLIVLDLFDERLELAKKFGADMVLNPKNDDVVSIIKEMTGGYGCDVYIEATGHPKSVEQGLSMIRKLGRFVEFSVFKDPVSVDWSIISDRKELDVLGSHLGPYCYPLVIDGIGNGDFPTEGVVTHKLPLEKFEEGFELMTSGAKSLKIVLIP from the coding sequence ATGTCTGACACACTGACGCAGAACAACGTCTCCCAGCACGAGATTCCCAAAACCATGCATGCCGTGGTGGCCTATGGTCCCGGCGACTATCGCTATGAGGAGGTGCCGGTTCCCGAGCTCGATAATGACCGCGAGATTCTGGTCAAGGTCGAGGGGTGCGGTATCTGTGCCGGCGATATCAAGTCCTTTGATGGCGCCCCGAGCTTCTGGGGCGATGAGTATCAGCCCGCCTATATCAAGGCACCGATGATTCCGGGTCACGAGTTTATCGGGCGGGTCGTGAAGGTTGGCGATGCCGTAAAGGATTATAAGCCCGGTGACCGTGTGATCTCCGAGCAGATCGTGCCCTGCTGGGACTGCCGCTTCTGTGGTCGTGGGCAGTACTGGATGTGTGAAAAGCACGATCTCTACGGCTTCCAGAGCAACGTGAACGGCGGCATGGCCGAGTACATGAAGTTCACGAAAGAGGCGATCAACTATCACGTGCCTGAAGAGCTGCCGCTGGAAAAGGCGATTCTGATCGAGCCTTATGCCTGTTCGCTGCACGCCGTTCAGCGCGCGAAGATCGAGCTGGGGGATGTTGTAGTGCTTTCCGGGGCCGGCACGCTGGGGCTCGGCATGGTCGGGGCCGCCAAAAAGGCCGGGGCCGAAAAACTGATCGTGCTGGATCTCTTTGATGAGCGCCTCGAACTGGCCAAAAAATTCGGCGCGGACATGGTGCTCAATCCCAAAAACGATGATGTGGTGTCGATCATCAAGGAAATGACCGGCGGTTACGGCTGCGATGTCTATATCGAAGCTACCGGCCATCCGAAATCGGTCGAGCAGGGCCTGTCGATGATTCGAAAGCTGGGCCGCTTCGTCGAGTTCAGCGTGTTCAAGGACCCGGTCAGTGTCGACTGGAGCATCATCTCCGATCGCAAGGAGCTTGATGTGCTGGGCTCGCATCTGGGGCCGTACTGCTATCCGCTGGTGATCGACGGCATCGGCAATGGTGATTTCCCCACCGAGGGCGTGGTGACCCACAAGCTGCCGCTGGAGAAGTTCGAGGAAGGCTTTGAGCTCATGACCAGCGGGGCGAAGTCACTGAAGATCGTGCTGATCCCTTAA
- a CDS encoding lactonase family protein, with amino-acid sequence MSSPQSLLAYIGCGGAGEVCLVRYTNDSLELVQRVTLPDLEKAGGSLPLCLSPDRRYLHAAGRGTPMGIFTFAIDEQNHQLTPVSTFPIHESVAYLACTARDGRLFSASYHHHLVAAYDIARDGGVESEQGRWTTEPNAHCILPDPEERNVLFTSLGGDRLYCSSLDAQPSFSDTVEVTLPEGTGPRHLIFNADGTRVYLLGELDGSITLFDYDSSTRSLNKRQRVVIDKGEADTFWAADIHLDAEGRYLYASERSSSLVTSFAVDAGSGELTRIGAFEVETQPRGFALDATGQLMLVAGQQSHHVAAYRLDQGRLELISRVEVAQSPDWVEMI; translated from the coding sequence ATGTCATCACCGCAATCCCTTTTGGCCTATATCGGCTGTGGCGGCGCCGGCGAAGTCTGCCTGGTGCGCTATACCAACGACAGCCTCGAGCTGGTTCAGCGCGTCACCCTTCCCGACCTTGAAAAGGCCGGTGGTTCCCTGCCGCTATGCCTGAGTCCGGATCGGCGTTATCTCCATGCCGCCGGGCGGGGCACCCCCATGGGCATTTTCACCTTCGCCATCGATGAGCAAAATCATCAGCTGACGCCGGTGTCGACTTTTCCCATCCATGAAAGTGTCGCCTATCTGGCCTGCACCGCGAGGGATGGCCGCCTCTTTTCGGCGTCCTATCACCATCATCTGGTGGCCGCCTACGACATCGCTCGGGATGGTGGCGTCGAAAGCGAGCAGGGCCGCTGGACCACCGAACCCAACGCCCACTGCATCCTGCCCGACCCGGAGGAACGCAACGTACTGTTCACCAGCCTCGGCGGGGATCGGCTCTACTGCTCGAGCCTCGACGCGCAGCCGTCCTTCTCCGATACGGTTGAGGTCACACTCCCCGAAGGTACCGGCCCCAGGCACCTGATTTTCAACGCCGATGGTACGCGTGTGTACCTGCTTGGCGAGCTGGATGGCTCCATCACGCTGTTTGACTACGACAGCAGCACTCGAAGCCTGAACAAGCGACAGCGGGTAGTGATCGACAAGGGCGAGGCTGACACCTTCTGGGCGGCAGACATTCATCTCGATGCCGAAGGGCGTTACCTGTACGCGTCTGAACGCAGCAGCTCACTGGTGACCTCTTTCGCCGTCGATGCCGGCAGCGGAGAACTCACACGCATCGGTGCCTTCGAGGTCGAAACCCAGCCCAGAGGGTTTGCACTGGATGCTACCGGGCAGCTGATGCTGGTAGCCGGCCAGCAGTCTCATCATGTTGCGGCCTACCGCCTCGACCAGGGCAGGCTTGAATTGATCAGTCGTGTTGAAGTGGCCCAATCTCCGGACTGGGTTGAAATGATCTGA